A DNA window from Roseovarius sp. Pro17 contains the following coding sequences:
- a CDS encoding MalY/PatB family protein, producing MNFDEIIDRVGTHSSKWDMMEPIYGVSPKDGIAMWVADMDFRPPACVSNAIAAMHDHGIYGYFGDEGAYRAAIQWWMKERHGWSVDRDAIFTTHGLVNGTAMCVDAFTAPGDGVVLFTPVYHAFARVIKAAGRKVVECPLTLESGKYQMDFAAYDAQMTGRETMVILCSPHNPGGRVWTRDELQGVADFARRHDLILVSDEIHHDLIMPGHRHIPMANIDGIEDRLAMLTATTKTFNIAGSHTGNVIIPDEGLRTRFATRMVALGLSANSFGLFMAEAAYSPEGAAWVDAVCAYLDGNRQIFDAGVNAIPGVTSMPLESTYLAWVDFSGTGMTREEFTSRVEQTARIAVSHGPTFGAGGENYLRFNIATPRARVQEAVERLTKAFSDLQ from the coding sequence ATGAACTTCGACGAAATCATCGACCGCGTCGGCACCCATTCCAGCAAATGGGACATGATGGAGCCGATATACGGCGTCAGCCCCAAGGATGGGATCGCGATGTGGGTGGCCGACATGGATTTCCGCCCCCCTGCCTGCGTCTCGAACGCCATCGCGGCGATGCACGATCATGGCATTTACGGGTATTTTGGCGACGAGGGAGCGTACCGTGCCGCGATCCAGTGGTGGATGAAAGAGCGGCATGGCTGGAGCGTCGACAGGGACGCGATTTTCACCACTCATGGCCTCGTCAACGGCACGGCGATGTGCGTCGACGCCTTTACGGCACCCGGCGACGGCGTGGTCCTGTTCACGCCCGTCTATCACGCCTTCGCAAGAGTGATCAAAGCGGCAGGGCGCAAGGTGGTGGAATGCCCGCTGACGTTGGAGTCGGGCAAATATCAGATGGATTTCGCAGCCTACGACGCCCAAATGACCGGGCGCGAGACGATGGTGATCCTCTGCTCACCGCACAATCCCGGCGGGCGCGTCTGGACCCGAGACGAACTGCAGGGCGTCGCCGATTTCGCGCGGCGACACGACCTGATACTGGTCTCGGATGAAATTCACCACGATCTGATCATGCCGGGACACCGCCACATCCCGATGGCGAATATCGACGGGATCGAGGATCGCCTCGCGATGCTGACCGCGACGACCAAGACGTTCAACATCGCCGGCTCGCATACCGGTAACGTCATCATCCCCGACGAGGGTTTGCGCACGCGCTTTGCAACGCGGATGGTGGCGTTGGGCCTTTCGGCGAACTCCTTTGGCCTTTTCATGGCCGAGGCCGCCTATTCCCCCGAAGGTGCCGCATGGGTCGATGCCGTCTGCGCCTACCTCGATGGCAACAGGCAGATCTTTGACGCAGGGGTAAACGCGATACCGGGGGTGACGTCGATGCCACTAGAATCGACCTATCTGGCATGGGTGGATTTTTCCGGCACCGGCATGACCCGCGAGGAATTCACCAGCCGGGTTGAGCAGACGGCGCGCATCGCGGTGAGTCATGGGCCGACCTTCGGCGCCGGTGGCGAGAACTATCTGCGCTTCAACATCGCCACTCCCCGCGCCCGCGTGCAAGAGGCTGTCGAGCGTTTGACCAAAGCGTTCTCCGATCTTCAATAA
- the cbiB gene encoding adenosylcobinamide-phosphate synthase CbiB: MSIPAILALAMLLDAALGEPRWLWSRLPHPAVLMGRAIDALDMRLNAGAFRRAKGVLAVAMLAVGALTIGVVLAQLGTLIVAIAAAILIAQRSLVDHVAAVAAGLRQSTEAGRSAVAMIVGRDTNGMDQATVTRAAIESASENFSDGVIAPLFWLAIAGLPGLVLYKTINTADSMIGHRTARHAQFGWAAARLDDVMNFVPARASAALIALLARPRPRWQDIASDARQHRSPNGGWPEATMARSIGVALSGPRAYAGQTQDYPFVNPAGLRRAGPAQIDAAITVLWRAWGAVLILATLAALLV; this comes from the coding sequence ATGAGCATCCCAGCCATCCTCGCGCTGGCCATGCTGCTGGACGCCGCTTTGGGTGAGCCACGCTGGCTGTGGTCCCGCCTGCCTCACCCTGCGGTCCTGATGGGTCGCGCAATCGACGCGCTGGACATGCGTCTAAACGCGGGGGCGTTTCGGCGGGCCAAGGGCGTTCTTGCCGTGGCAATGTTGGCTGTTGGCGCTCTGACCATCGGGGTGGTGCTGGCCCAGTTGGGCACGCTGATTGTTGCCATAGCCGCCGCCATCCTGATCGCGCAGCGCTCACTGGTGGATCATGTCGCGGCCGTCGCGGCCGGCCTGCGCCAATCAACTGAAGCAGGGCGCAGCGCAGTCGCAATGATCGTCGGGCGAGACACCAACGGCATGGATCAGGCGACGGTCACCCGCGCCGCGATCGAATCGGCATCCGAGAATTTCAGCGACGGCGTCATCGCCCCTCTGTTCTGGTTGGCTATCGCCGGGCTGCCCGGCCTCGTCCTCTACAAGACAATAAATACTGCCGACAGCATGATCGGGCACCGCACAGCGCGTCACGCGCAGTTCGGCTGGGCGGCAGCACGGTTGGATGACGTGATGAACTTTGTTCCTGCCCGCGCCAGTGCTGCGCTGATCGCTCTGCTTGCCCGCCCGCGCCCCCGCTGGCAGGACATCGCATCGGATGCCCGCCAGCACCGCTCGCCCAACGGGGGCTGGCCCGAAGCCACGATGGCACGTAGCATTGGCGTGGCCCTATCGGGACCGCGCGCCTACGCAGGGCAGACGCAAGACTATCCTTTCGTCAACCCCGCCGGCCTGCGCCGCGCCGGCCCGGCACAGATCGACGCCGCGATCACGGTTCTGTGGCGCGCCTGGGGCGCCGTCCTGATTCTGGCAACTCTCGCAGCCCTCCTTGTGTAA
- a CDS encoding lytic murein transglycosylase: MRFLPLFATLLLGTAPALAAPCGGNFGGFIADLKQEAVSGGHDSADVDRFFDPVRRDPAVLKADRAQGVFQKPFTNFAQHLISSNRLNTGRSKGQSYDAVFDQIEVEHGVSRGILLAFWAFETDFGGFQGDFNTLSALVTLAHDCRRPALFRPQIFAALKLFEQGNFDPARTTGAWAGEIGMVQMLPQDILDNGVDGDGDGRVSLKTSAPDALMSGGRMLRHLGWRAGEPWLHEVTVPDGLDWSMTGLRTTKTGAEWAAMGVRSRDGRLAQNLPANILLPQGRGGPAFIAYPNFRVLFEWNQSYTYVLTAAYFATRLEGAPVMALGNPDPGLSSSQMKQLQEKLAAHGYDVGKVDGILGAGTRAAVQDAQQKLGMAADAWPTRELLGRL, translated from the coding sequence ATGCGTTTTCTGCCCCTTTTCGCCACACTGCTGCTTGGCACCGCGCCAGCGCTCGCCGCGCCCTGCGGCGGCAATTTCGGCGGTTTCATAGCCGATCTCAAACAGGAGGCAGTGAGCGGGGGCCACGACAGTGCCGATGTCGATCGCTTTTTCGACCCGGTGCGGCGCGACCCGGCAGTCCTGAAGGCGGATCGCGCACAGGGCGTCTTTCAAAAGCCGTTTACCAACTTTGCGCAGCATCTGATCTCATCCAACCGCCTCAACACCGGACGGTCCAAGGGGCAATCCTACGACGCGGTTTTTGACCAAATCGAGGTGGAGCATGGCGTGAGCCGGGGCATCCTGCTGGCCTTTTGGGCGTTTGAGACCGACTTCGGTGGCTTTCAGGGCGATTTCAACACGCTCAGCGCCTTGGTCACGCTGGCGCATGACTGCCGCCGCCCGGCGCTGTTCCGCCCCCAGATATTTGCCGCGCTGAAGCTATTTGAGCAGGGTAATTTCGATCCGGCCCGCACCACCGGCGCCTGGGCCGGCGAGATAGGAATGGTGCAGATGTTGCCGCAGGACATTCTGGACAATGGCGTTGATGGCGATGGTGATGGGCGTGTATCGCTAAAAACATCCGCCCCCGATGCGCTGATGTCGGGAGGCCGGATGTTGCGTCATCTGGGCTGGCGCGCAGGCGAACCGTGGCTGCATGAGGTCACTGTGCCCGACGGGCTGGACTGGTCGATGACCGGGCTGCGCACCACAAAAACCGGCGCGGAGTGGGCTGCGATGGGCGTGCGATCGCGGGATGGCCGACTGGCGCAAAACCTGCCCGCTAACATCCTGCTGCCCCAAGGACGCGGTGGGCCGGCCTTTATCGCCTATCCGAATTTTCGCGTTCTTTTCGAATGGAATCAAAGCTATACCTACGTTCTGACCGCCGCCTATTTCGCCACGAGGCTGGAAGGCGCGCCGGTCATGGCCCTCGGCAACCCCGATCCGGGGCTGTCGTCGTCACAAATGAAGCAGCTGCAGGAAAAGCTGGCCGCGCATGGCTATGACGTGGGAAAGGTCGACGGCATTCTAGGTGCCGGAACGCGCGCGGCTGTGCAGGACGCGCAGCAAAAACTGGGGATGGCCGCGGATGCGTGGCCGACGCGCGAATTGTTGGGACGGCTGTAA
- a CDS encoding chromosome segregation SMC family protein → MRFSKLKLTGFKSFVDPTDLIIGSGLTGVVGPNGCGKSNLLEALRWVMGENRPTAMRGGGMEDVIFAGAASRGARNFAEVTIHIDNADRLAPAGFNDADHIEIIRRITRDVGSAYQVNGKDVRARDVQMLFADASTGAHSPALVRQGQISELINAKPKARRRILEEAAGISGLYQRRHEAELKLRGAEANLTRVDDTVDQLAAQLATLARQARQAARYRAIGDELRSAEGLLLYRRWREADEALNVARAELRERTATTARAETAAREAAKIRTAADDALPSLREEEAIAAAVLQRLSVHQASLADQETAARTRIETLEGRITQLARDMEREAGLNRDAGDTMQRLEWELAELTKASEGHEDRLEAAAEAAREASQVLQARESDLATLTEDVARLSARYQSAQRLLQDSRKTLERSEGEATRARVAVENSRNAMKQAGHDFDAAGKAEKDAQAAAEAAEAALITADEARGDTQSREADARAERSEAEGELSALSAEVSALARLLERDTAEGGQILDRLQVQQGYEKALGAALADDLRAPQVDADGPSGWTELPGYDAPQALPEGIPDLTQNVSVPDVLIRRMSQIGLVDSDDGPRLQPLLKPGQRLVSVEGDLWRWDGYRAWAEDAPSAAALRLEQLNRLEQLKQMMAHATARADGARAAHETLGRQLAERTEADKAARAARRAADSAVNDAARALSRAEADRNLAASRLESLGLAVTRHEDEATGARAQLAEAEKGLADLGDLDAERARAEDIKMTVEAARITMMTRRSSHDERRREGEARVRRRQEVTKEISGWRHRLETAEKRSAELAERKETSEAELKDATAVPERLAEERGTLAAKITEAEARQASARDALSTGEGALRNATEAERTAERAAGEAREARARSEARTDGASEARRAAHQRIADELEVTPEALLETLEVDVDRMPSSDAIEADVNRLKRQRDALGAVNLRAEEDAKEIEEEHGTLIAEKTDLEEAIKALRSGIAGLNREGRERLLTAFEQVNSNFSMLFKHLFGGGEASLVLVESDDPLEAGLEIMCQPPGKKLATLSLLSGGEQTLTALALIFGVFLANPAPICVLDEVDAPLDDANVARFCDLLDEMCRRTETRFLIITHNAVTMSRMDRLFGVTMAEQGVSQLVSVDLKKAETLVA, encoded by the coding sequence TTGCGCTTCTCCAAGCTCAAACTGACCGGCTTCAAAAGCTTTGTCGATCCGACCGATCTGATCATCGGCAGCGGGCTGACAGGCGTGGTCGGCCCAAATGGCTGCGGCAAGTCGAACCTTTTGGAGGCGCTGCGCTGGGTCATGGGCGAAAACCGACCGACCGCCATGCGCGGCGGCGGGATGGAGGATGTGATCTTTGCCGGCGCCGCCTCGCGCGGCGCGCGCAACTTTGCCGAGGTGACGATCCATATCGACAATGCCGACCGCCTTGCGCCCGCAGGGTTCAACGACGCTGATCATATCGAGATTATTCGCCGCATCACCCGCGACGTCGGCAGCGCCTATCAGGTCAACGGCAAGGACGTGCGCGCCCGCGATGTGCAGATGCTATTCGCCGATGCCTCGACCGGCGCGCATTCGCCCGCATTGGTGCGGCAAGGCCAGATTTCCGAGCTGATCAACGCCAAGCCCAAGGCGCGCCGTCGTATTCTGGAGGAGGCGGCCGGCATTTCGGGCCTTTACCAGCGCCGCCACGAGGCCGAGCTAAAATTAAGGGGCGCCGAGGCGAACCTGACCCGCGTCGATGACACGGTCGATCAACTGGCTGCGCAGCTCGCCACGCTGGCGCGCCAAGCCCGGCAGGCTGCCCGCTACCGCGCCATCGGGGACGAGCTGCGCAGCGCCGAGGGGCTATTGCTCTACCGTCGCTGGCGCGAGGCGGACGAGGCGTTGAACGTTGCCCGCGCTGAGTTGCGCGAGCGTACAGCGACCACCGCGCGGGCCGAAACGGCCGCGCGCGAGGCGGCGAAAATCCGCACCGCAGCCGATGACGCCTTGCCGTCCCTACGTGAGGAAGAGGCGATCGCCGCCGCCGTCCTGCAGCGGTTGAGCGTCCATCAGGCCAGCCTTGCCGATCAGGAAACCGCCGCGCGTACCCGGATCGAAACGCTGGAAGGGCGCATCACGCAGCTCGCCCGAGACATGGAGCGGGAGGCAGGCCTGAACCGCGACGCGGGCGATACGATGCAGCGCCTTGAGTGGGAATTGGCCGAGCTGACGAAGGCCAGCGAGGGCCACGAGGACCGGTTGGAGGCAGCAGCTGAGGCCGCACGCGAGGCCTCTCAGGTCTTGCAGGCGCGCGAGAGCGATCTGGCCACGCTGACCGAAGATGTTGCGCGCCTGTCGGCGCGGTATCAGTCGGCCCAGCGGCTTTTGCAGGACAGCCGCAAGACGCTGGAGCGCAGCGAAGGCGAGGCGACCCGCGCGCGTGTTGCGGTGGAAAATAGCCGCAACGCGATGAAGCAGGCGGGGCATGATTTCGACGCAGCAGGCAAGGCCGAAAAGGACGCGCAAGCCGCTGCCGAAGCTGCCGAGGCCGCGCTGATAACCGCTGACGAGGCACGCGGCGATACCCAGTCGCGCGAAGCGGATGCCCGCGCCGAACGTAGCGAGGCCGAGGGCGAACTGAGCGCGCTCAGCGCCGAGGTGTCCGCACTGGCGCGTCTGCTCGAGCGCGACACTGCCGAGGGCGGCCAAATTCTGGACCGCCTACAAGTCCAGCAGGGCTATGAAAAGGCGCTGGGCGCCGCGCTCGCCGACGATCTGCGCGCACCGCAGGTCGACGCGGACGGCCCCTCGGGCTGGACAGAACTGCCCGGATACGACGCGCCGCAAGCCTTGCCAGAAGGCATTCCGGACCTGACGCAGAACGTATCGGTGCCAGACGTGCTGATCCGCCGCATGAGTCAGATCGGCCTCGTCGATTCCGACGATGGACCGCGCCTGCAACCGCTGCTGAAGCCCGGTCAACGCCTTGTCAGCGTCGAGGGCGATCTTTGGCGCTGGGACGGTTATCGCGCTTGGGCCGAGGACGCGCCGTCGGCCGCTGCGCTGCGGCTGGAGCAGCTGAACCGGCTGGAACAGCTCAAGCAGATGATGGCCCACGCCACGGCTCGTGCTGATGGTGCGCGCGCCGCGCACGAAACGCTGGGCCGCCAGTTGGCGGAGCGGACCGAAGCAGACAAAGCCGCCCGCGCCGCCCGCCGCGCCGCCGATAGCGCGGTAAACGATGCTGCCCGCGCCCTCAGCCGGGCCGAGGCGGATCGTAATCTGGCGGCCTCCCGGCTCGAGTCCCTAGGGCTCGCAGTGACGCGGCACGAGGACGAGGCGACGGGGGCGCGCGCGCAGTTGGCAGAGGCCGAAAAGGGGCTGGCGGACCTGGGCGATCTGGACGCCGAGCGCGCCCGCGCCGAGGATATCAAGATGACCGTCGAGGCCGCGCGCATCACGATGATGACGCGCCGGTCGTCCCATGACGAGCGGCGCCGCGAGGGCGAGGCCCGTGTGCGCCGTCGCCAAGAAGTGACGAAGGAAATCAGCGGCTGGCGGCACCGTCTGGAGACGGCAGAAAAACGAAGTGCCGAACTGGCTGAGCGCAAGGAGACGTCGGAGGCCGAGCTGAAGGACGCCACAGCAGTCCCCGAACGCCTGGCCGAAGAGCGCGGCACCTTGGCGGCCAAGATCACCGAGGCCGAGGCGCGCCAAGCGTCGGCGCGCGATGCGCTTAGCACCGGCGAAGGCGCGCTGCGCAATGCGACCGAGGCCGAACGCACCGCCGAGCGCGCCGCAGGCGAGGCCCGCGAGGCCCGCGCGCGCAGTGAGGCGCGCACCGACGGAGCCAGCGAGGCGCGCCGCGCCGCGCATCAACGCATCGCCGATGAACTGGAGGTGACGCCCGAGGCACTACTAGAGACGCTCGAAGTCGACGTCGACCGGATGCCGTCATCTGACGCGATTGAGGCCGATGTGAACCGGCTGAAACGTCAGCGCGACGCGCTGGGCGCTGTCAACCTGCGCGCCGAGGAGGACGCCAAGGAAATCGAGGAAGAGCACGGCACGCTGATCGCGGAAAAGACCGATCTGGAAGAAGCGATCAAGGCACTGCGCAGTGGGATAGCCGGCCTCAACCGCGAAGGGCGAGAGCGACTTCTGACCGCATTCGAGCAGGTCAATTCCAACTTTTCCATGCTGTTCAAACACCTCTTTGGCGGCGGCGAGGCAAGCCTCGTGCTGGTCGAAAGCGACGATCCCCTCGAGGCGGGCCTCGAGATCATGTGTCAGCCGCCGGGCAAGAAACTGGCGACGCTCAGCCTGCTGTCGGGCGGCGAGCAGACGCTGACTGCGCTGGCGCTGATATTTGGCGTGTTCCTCGCTAATCCCGCGCCAATCTGCGTGCTGGACGAGGTCGACGCGCCACTGGACGACGCCAATGTGGCGCGGTTCTGCGATCTGCTGGACGAGATGTGCCGCCGCACCGAAACGCGGTTTTTGATCATCACGCACAACGCGGTGACAATGAGCCGGATGGACCGCCTGTTCGGCGTGACCATGGCCGAGCAGGGCGTATCGCAACTGGTGTCGGTCGACCTCAAGAAGGCCGAGACGCTGGTGGCGTGA
- a CDS encoding GNAT family N-acetyltransferase, producing MLIVEPCSPLDPGPHALLEQSHALMQELFEPEENYFLGFEALCAPNVHFVLARSGTEILGTGALVQMDGYGEVKSMFTGPNARGRGVAAAILRALEDHARGLGLTILRLETGEALLAAIRLYERYGFRRCDRFGTYEANDVSVYMEKAL from the coding sequence ATGTTAATTGTTGAGCCCTGCAGCCCTCTGGACCCCGGCCCCCACGCGCTGCTGGAACAAAGCCACGCGTTGATGCAGGAGTTGTTCGAGCCCGAAGAAAACTATTTCCTCGGTTTCGAAGCGCTTTGCGCGCCGAACGTGCACTTTGTCCTCGCACGCAGTGGCACCGAAATTCTGGGTACCGGTGCGCTGGTGCAGATGGACGGGTACGGCGAGGTGAAGTCGATGTTCACCGGACCGAATGCGCGCGGACGCGGCGTAGCGGCCGCAATCCTGCGTGCGCTCGAAGATCACGCACGCGGATTGGGCCTGACTATCCTGCGACTTGAGACAGGCGAGGCGCTACTCGCTGCGATTCGCCTATACGAAAGGTACGGCTTTCGCCGCTGCGACCGGTTCGGCACCTACGAGGCGAATGACGTCAGCGTCTACATGGAAAAGGCGCTCTAG
- a CDS encoding NAD(P)-dependent oxidoreductase: MTDTALTPGIVAGRLPAEDYAENFSDLHPKLDRHEALVAADRCYFCHDAPCITACPTDIDIPLFIRQIATGTPEAAAKTILSQNIMGGMCARVCPTETLCEEVCVREVAEGKPVLIGQLQRYATDTLMEAGVHPFTRAEPTGKRVAVVGAGPAGLSCAHRLAMLGHDVTVYDARPKPGGLNEYGIASYKTPDDFAAREVEWLLQIGGITIKTGQSLGDTLTLDQLKSDHDTVFLGIGLGGVNALGLDGEDKDGVRDAVDFIADLRQASDVAALPIGRDVVVIGGGMTAVDAAVQAKLLGALNVTLVYRRGRERMNASAFEQDLAASSGVRIITNASPRCVIGNGAVREVEFEYTDDDLQPTGQTFRLAADQVFRAIGQTLEGASLPDLDGRKIAVTSVGRTSIPGVWAGGDCAAGGDDLTVTAVAEGRDAAMDIHASLMAQQG, encoded by the coding sequence ATGACGGACACCGCACTGACCCCCGGCATCGTTGCAGGCCGACTGCCTGCCGAAGACTACGCCGAGAACTTCTCGGATCTGCACCCGAAACTGGACCGGCACGAGGCGCTGGTCGCGGCGGATCGCTGTTACTTTTGCCATGATGCGCCCTGCATCACGGCCTGCCCCACGGATATCGACATCCCGCTATTCATCCGCCAGATCGCCACCGGCACGCCCGAGGCAGCGGCAAAAACGATCCTCAGCCAGAACATCATGGGCGGCATGTGTGCCCGCGTCTGCCCGACCGAAACGCTTTGCGAAGAGGTCTGTGTGCGCGAGGTGGCCGAGGGCAAGCCGGTGCTGATCGGCCAGCTTCAACGCTACGCCACCGACACGTTGATGGAGGCCGGCGTGCATCCGTTCACACGCGCCGAGCCAACGGGCAAGCGTGTAGCGGTCGTCGGCGCCGGACCTGCGGGCCTTTCCTGCGCGCACCGACTGGCGATGCTGGGGCATGACGTGACCGTCTATGATGCCCGGCCCAAGCCCGGCGGGCTGAACGAATACGGTATCGCCAGTTACAAGACGCCCGATGACTTCGCCGCGCGCGAGGTGGAGTGGCTGCTGCAGATCGGTGGAATCACGATTAAGACGGGCCAAAGCCTGGGTGACACGCTGACACTAGACCAGCTGAAATCCGATCATGACACCGTCTTTCTTGGCATCGGTCTGGGCGGCGTCAACGCGCTGGGGCTGGACGGCGAGGACAAGGATGGGGTGCGCGACGCGGTCGATTTCATCGCCGATCTGCGACAGGCCAGCGATGTGGCAGCCCTGCCCATAGGGCGCGATGTGGTGGTGATTGGCGGCGGAATGACCGCCGTGGATGCGGCCGTGCAGGCCAAGCTGCTAGGCGCGCTGAACGTCACGCTGGTTTACCGGCGCGGGCGCGAGCGGATGAATGCAAGCGCGTTTGAGCAGGATCTGGCCGCGTCCTCGGGCGTGCGGATCATAACCAACGCCAGCCCCCGCTGTGTGATCGGTAATGGTGCCGTGCGGGAGGTCGAGTTTGAGTATACCGATGATGACCTGCAGCCTACAGGTCAGACATTTCGCCTCGCTGCCGATCAGGTATTCCGCGCCATCGGCCAGACGCTCGAAGGCGCCAGCCTTCCCGATCTGGACGGGCGCAAGATTGCTGTCACCAGCGTTGGTCGCACGTCGATTCCGGGCGTTTGGGCGGGTGGCGATTGCGCGGCGGGCGGCGACGACCTGACCGTGACCGCAGTGGCCGAAGGCCGCGACGCCGCGATGGACATTCACGCCAGCCTGATGGCGCAGCAGGGCTGA
- the preA gene encoding NAD-dependent dihydropyrimidine dehydrogenase subunit PreA: MADLTSDFIGIKSPNPFWLASAPPTDKEYNVRRAFEAGWGGAVWKTLGEAGPPVVNVNGPRYGAIYGADRRLLGLNNIELITDRPLEVNLEEMKRVKRDYPDHALIASLMVPMNEDAWQEILRRVEDTGCDGVELNFGCPHGMSERGMGSAMGQVPEYVGQVAHWCKKHSDLPVIVKLTPNITDIRKPAQAAMEGGADAVSLINTINSITSVDLDLFAPEPTIDGQGAHGGYCGPAVKPIALNMVAEIARDPATRGLPISGIGGITTWRDAAEFMALGAGNVQVCTAAMTYGFKIVEEMISGLSQWMDEKGMTSTAEIVGRAVPNTVNWQDLNLNYVAKAVINQDECIKCGRCYAACEDTSHQAISMSADRVFEVIDAECVACNLCVNVCPVEGCITMEQMMPGQTDPRTGKVVEAEYANWTTHPNNPGKCAAE, encoded by the coding sequence ATGGCAGACCTCACCAGCGACTTTATCGGGATCAAATCCCCAAATCCCTTCTGGCTAGCTTCGGCGCCGCCGACGGACAAGGAATACAACGTCCGCCGCGCGTTTGAGGCGGGCTGGGGCGGCGCGGTATGGAAGACGCTGGGCGAGGCAGGCCCGCCGGTAGTCAATGTCAACGGCCCGCGCTACGGCGCGATCTACGGCGCAGACAGACGCCTGCTGGGCCTCAACAATATCGAGCTGATCACCGATCGCCCGCTGGAGGTGAACCTCGAGGAAATGAAGCGCGTCAAGCGCGACTATCCGGATCACGCGCTGATCGCATCGCTGATGGTGCCCATGAACGAGGACGCGTGGCAGGAGATCCTGCGCCGCGTCGAGGATACCGGCTGCGACGGGGTCGAGCTGAACTTCGGTTGCCCGCACGGGATGAGCGAGCGCGGCATGGGCAGCGCCATGGGACAGGTTCCCGAATATGTCGGACAAGTCGCGCATTGGTGCAAGAAGCACAGCGATCTGCCGGTAATCGTCAAGCTGACGCCGAACATCACCGACATCCGCAAGCCCGCGCAGGCGGCGATGGAGGGGGGCGCGGATGCCGTCAGCCTCATCAATACGATCAACTCGATCACCTCGGTCGATCTGGACCTCTTTGCGCCGGAACCCACAATCGACGGGCAAGGCGCGCATGGCGGTTATTGCGGCCCGGCGGTGAAACCCATCGCGCTGAACATGGTCGCCGAGATCGCCCGCGATCCGGCCACGCGCGGCCTGCCGATCAGTGGCATCGGCGGCATCACCACATGGCGCGATGCGGCCGAATTCATGGCACTGGGGGCCGGGAACGTGCAAGTCTGCACAGCCGCGATGACCTACGGCTTCAAGATAGTGGAGGAGATGATCTCGGGTCTTAGCCAGTGGATGGACGAAAAGGGGATGACCAGCACCGCCGAAATCGTTGGGCGCGCAGTGCCAAATACCGTCAACTGGCAGGATTTGAACCTCAATTACGTCGCCAAGGCGGTCATCAATCAGGACGAGTGCATCAAATGCGGCCGCTGCTATGCGGCCTGCGAGGATACGTCGCATCAGGCGATTTCAATGTCTGCGGACCGCGTGTTCGAAGTGATCGATGCCGAATGCGTCGCCTGCAATCTCTGCGTCAACGTCTGCCCCGTCGAAGGCTGCATCACGATGGAGCAAATGATGCCGGGTCAGACCGATCCGCGCACTGGCAAGGTGGTCGAGGCGGAGTACGCAAATTGGACGACCCACCCCAACAATCCGGGAAAATGCGCAGCAGAATAG
- a CDS encoding TetR family transcriptional regulator C-terminal domain-containing protein: MSDTKAPADPAPSRIQRRNRKRILEAALDVFSQHGYRGATLDQIAEQAGLSKPNLLYYFAGKEEIHVTLLHTLMDRWLDPLRRLDPHGAPLDEILTYVRRKLEMSEAFPRESRLFANEILQGAPRIAPLLEGDLKPLFDDAVALIEGWMDAGAIAVSDARHLIFSIWATTQHYADFEAQISVLMPGAPAREGAGPYLVELYRKALTPGEG, encoded by the coding sequence ATGAGCGATACCAAGGCACCCGCAGATCCCGCGCCCAGCCGAATCCAGCGGCGTAATCGCAAGCGTATTCTCGAGGCCGCGCTGGACGTGTTTTCGCAGCATGGCTATCGCGGCGCGACGCTGGACCAGATCGCCGAGCAGGCGGGCCTGAGCAAGCCGAACCTGCTGTATTATTTCGCGGGCAAGGAAGAGATCCATGTCACGCTGTTGCACACCCTGATGGACCGCTGGCTGGACCCTTTGCGCCGGCTTGATCCGCATGGTGCGCCGCTGGACGAGATATTAACCTATGTACGACGCAAGCTGGAGATGAGCGAGGCGTTCCCCCGCGAAAGCCGCCTGTTCGCCAACGAGATTTTGCAGGGCGCACCGCGTATCGCGCCGTTGCTGGAGGGCGATCTGAAGCCGCTCTTTGACGACGCCGTGGCGTTGATAGAGGGCTGGATGGACGCAGGCGCGATTGCTGTGTCAGATGCGCGGCATTTGATCTTTTCGATCTGGGCGACGACGCAACATTACGCCGATTTCGAGGCGCAGATCAGCGTGCTGATGCCGGGCGCGCCAGCGCGTGAGGGTGCAGGCCCCTATCTGGTCGAACTCTACCGCAAGGCGCTGACGCCGGGCGAGGGTTAG